In Miscanthus floridulus cultivar M001 chromosome 19, ASM1932011v1, whole genome shotgun sequence, the DNA window GAGGCCTAAATCCTAGGGCACCAAATCCTTAAGTGACTCGAAACCATTTATAAATCCCCATTACCACCAAAAGTTATTGCTTGTTAATCTAAAGCGTTTCTGGACAGCCTTTGTTAGTGGTTATCCCACTAGAAACGTCGACAACAAAGGAACGGAGAGTGCCACCACGTTGCTTTTATTTGGACTAGCTAGTATTACATTAGTTTAAGCCAGCTACAGAGGGAGTATGACCAAATCTGTATGGGCAAGCAATGATCAAACATCACTTTCTGTCTCAAGATTTTCAGCAATTATAATAAATATTTTTTCTATATAATAGCAAAGGTTGATAAAATCTTTCTTGAATTCTTGTAATGATTAGAGTATTTGTTTTCTTCATATTTGGCTATAAAAGTTCAGCACTTGCACAGAACCATGACTAACCGAAAAATGAAGTGAATGACCATGACTGGAACTATTGTAAGTGCAATCTGATGCAACTCAACTCAGACAAGACTTCCATGGAAGAATGGTTGAATTTATGCATATGCCAACTACAAAGTCATCCTCGTGTACTGCTAACGTAACTGTTACATTGATCATCATGATCGGCGTAAACTTTGTCATGACAACAAAAATTGTGGTCTACTACCTTTACAACCTCCGCATCAGAATCGACCAGTTCATCCTAAATATCCTCATGGCCATGCCATGCATCTACCTGCCCCTGGAGCTGGAGTTGTTCCTAGCGCTGTCACTCCTAGGGGACTGCACCTGGCCACGACGCGAGGACGAGGAGCTGTTCCTGGGCTCCCTCACCCTGCTCTTCACAGACTCGATCTTCTCCAGTGCCTCCACCACTTCCTTCATGGATGGCCTGCTCTTTGGGTCACCGTTCAGGCACTTGAGGGTCAGCTGAGCAGCCAGGAGGGCTCCTTTGGGATTGTACTGCCCCTCCAGCCCACTGTCCATCAGCTGGCTAAGCTTCCTCCGGTCAGACAACAATGGCCTTGCCCAGTTTACCAAGTTCACCTTCTCGCTCTGGCGTTTCGGGTCCAACGCCCTCAGGCCAGAGATCATCTCCAGCAGTACAACGCCAAAGCCATACACATCACTCTTCACATACAGGTGGCCTAGTTCATGAAAGATGTGATCACTTATCATTTAGCTCTATGAAAAAATCATATTCCTTATACTGCTTACACAAATTGTCAACCATAAGGGATAAAATGATAGACATGTCGGGGGGAGAGAAACCCTGACACATACCGGTAGAAACATACTCTGGAGCTGCATAGCCATAGGTTCCCATGACTCTTGTTGTCACATGAGACTCCCCACCATCTGGACCATGCTTGGCTAATCCGAAATCTGAGAGCTTCGCATTGAAGTGCTGAACATGATATTGGTGTGTACTGATTATAGTATCCGTCAGGTAACAACAGCTAGTCATTAGTAGCTCTGGAAAGAGTATTTACCGAATCCAGTAAGATGTTGGAAGCCTTGAAGTCCCTGTAGATGATCTGCCTTTCTGATGAATGAAGAAATGCGAGGCCACGAGCTGCACCGATGAGAATCTTCAGCCTGAGGCTCCAAGGCAGCGGCTCGTAAACCGCCCCTCCTGTCAATGGTGAATAATCAGTATTAATATTACGACTAGAAAATAAGATGTTTCACACAAACAAAATACCCTGGATGGCCCAGAAATAGTAACAGGGAAAACAAGTGGAGCCAACTTTTTCATCATGAATTTCCATTTTGACTCGGCAAGGATAATTGAAAGCTGAAGCAACAAGATATCGTACAGGTCTGGGCAATTTAGCTGATGCTGACATGCATCCTCCAAAAATGCTCGTTAGTTGTATGGCACTATGGACTATGGTGCTTCATATATAATATTTTAATGAAAATGATTTGTAGATGCAGATGAAGCACCAACATTTGCAAAGTGCGCTACTGCAGGTGAAGTTGGCATAAAGAGTGTTGACCAATGTGACATAAAGAGATGTTTCTGGATGAAATACTATCATTAGGAAAATAATATCTTCTAAATATACTCACTTCGGAACAGGTGGTTCTCCAAGCTCCCCTTTGACATGAACTCGTACACGAGTAGTAGCTCGTTGTCATCCATGGAATAGCCCAATAGTTTGACGAGATTGGGATGCGAAATCCTCCCAAGGAAATTGACTTCAGACTGTATTTGGGAACAAGTAAATTAAACCCTTATATGCTGATAAGACTAAAAGTAGGAAAGATAGAAATAAAAAAAGCACAAAATAAAAAGGTGAGAGTACAGGAGCATGCACTAAGTCCCAACAACTAGATCATTCTGATTGTAAATAAAACAGGAAAGAATACTGATAAATAACTAGACTCACATAGGGATTTCTTAGGTTCATCCTACAAAAAGCAGACCAATATATGATTTAACAATCCATAGAGAGAAAAATCAGTACACAATTGAAACGAGCTGAAAAGGGCAGCAAGATGCACTATTGTGTAATGTGTAAGCATTCACTGATTCATTTCCCTAGTTCCCTGATAATTAAACCCGGAACCACCTTAGATTGCATCTATTAGATTTTTCTAAAGCTTGCAATTAATAAATaaagcctaccccaacttgcttgggactaaaaggctttgttgttgttgttattgtcatAGTTGTTGTTGCAATTAATAAATAATAATGTGATGAAAAACTAGCAACTCGGCAGTTTCTGTACCTGCCATTGTTCCATTCCCTGCACGCTCTCAGGATTGAGCTTCTTGACGGCAACCATGATGCCAGTGCTAGCCTTTGACGGGTTGAGGGTCTTCTCATCAACCCATCCCTTGTAAACCTTGCCGAATCCGCCCTCCCCAAGCACAGTCTCAGGCCTGAAGTTCTTGGTGGCGCTCTTGAGTTCGGCAAAGGTGTATATCTTGAGGTTTGGAGACTCAAGAATCTGGCCCTCTGGGTAATCGTCGTCGACGCTGACACCACTAACTGTGGACGGCATGAAGGTGCTGGTGCTGCTAAGCGTTGACAGCTTCCCGGTGGTGGCAGAGCTACTAGTCCTCCTCGATGCAGACATTCCTGAACGTGAGGTAGGAAAAAATGTGAGGTCTTGAGTTAATTGGATAGGAAGTGAGAAGTTTCAAATGCATAATAATCTACCATGGCATTAGAATTTATATAACAGAGGCTAATTTTGCTCTCCGAGATAGATATACAAGATTGGGAAATAAATTTTGACATTTGGATAGCAAAAGAAAATGATACTCTCCAAGTTTGTAATTACATATAGAGATATATAAGGTGCAAGTACAGAGGCTAGAGGCCAAGGGTTGACGGACCGAGATAAATTTTCTTATACGGTAAAAAAAAGAACGAGAGATGGTCCGTTTTTTATTCTACAGACAAGTCTCAATTGCCAGAGAACAACAAAATaacaaattaaataaatatagttGCAGAGAGCTTGAAGAATTTAGTTGATTCATCGATTGTCCCAAACATGAGGACTTGGTGAGCACGTGCGCCTTACGTTCAAAAGCATGTGATTCTTGGAAAGTAGGTTTGTTAATGATGTAACAGAAATTTGTAAAACAAcaccaagaagaacaagatgaCGTGGTGGTATGAGTCCAATATATGTGCGGGTAAAGAGAACAACTGCACGCCATATGCCATCAGATAAACAAAGCCATGTTCCGAGGATGGGCTGCGTTGCGTGACGGAGGGGAAAAAAACAAAGGATTTCAGGCAACAACCCGAACAGAACCGTCGGTTGCATTCCAAGGCGGTGCCGGTTGCATGCCAAAGATTGAAGCTTtaggagagaagagaggaggaaaTGCTGGCGGGGGTTACCGTACCAGGAGTAGcggccggcgacggcgacggcgacgccctGTTGCCGCGCTGGACAAAGGCATCGATGGCGCTGGTGCAGTTCCCCATGACAGGCGGCCGGCGCGCGGGGGCAGGCGGCAGCGGttggagaagagaagagaaaggCCTGGGGTGAGGAGGCTCTAGCGGTTGCTGGAGGGAGAGGGAGATTCGATTTGCAACAGCAACCGCGACTGCAACTGCACTGGAGTAGAGCCACGGGAAGGAAGGgaagaggaaggggagggaggaaCCAACTGCGAGTCTGCGAcgcaggggaggaggaggaggatggaggCGACCGCCGACTTGCGCTACTCGCTATATTGTCCTCTGGCGCGATGCAAGGCACTCCGCCTTTTCGTTTTTTTGTTCTTGCTCGTGTCTCGTCTCACTCAGACTCAAGTCTATCACCGCGGGCGGACgaagaagaaaaaaggaaaaaggaaacgAGAGAGtcctttcttttctcttcttctgccGAACACAAGACAAATGAAAGCGCGCATGCACACAGCACACCTTAAAAGTTAGGCCTTGTTTAATTTCTCCCTAAAATTTACTTCATATCCCAttaaatatttggacacatgtatgaagtattaaatatagactaaaaatctaattgcacagtttacgactaatttacgagacgaatctctttaagcctaattagtccatgatttgacaacgtgatgcTATAGTAACACATgcgctaataacggattaattatgcttaataaatttgtctcgcggattacagacggattctgtaatttatttttttattagtatccaaataccCCATGCAACATCTTCATATGACACCCGACgtgacaccctaaaattttaCACCCCGAATTTAAACGAGGCCTCAGTTAAATAACTATTTGACGAGTGAGTTCACGGTCTAGTCGCCGTAGGGATATTCACCCAATCAACTCCAATCCACTCTTGCCCCTTGGATCGCGATTTAGATCAAAGCTGATTTTCTCCCATAACTAACTTCATAAAAAAATCTTCTCGCAACAAAAAAAACTTCTAAAAAATCTAGTCTAGACAAAACAAACTTGTTGTTTGTAATGCCGACTCTAGAGAGAAGAATTCAGAGGACGAGATCCGACAGTGGGTGCAGGGGTTCCCTCTGCGACCTCAACCGCAGAGGGAGTAGGCAGAGGGAGTAGAGGCAGCGCAACGAAGGGTGAGCGATGGAGGGGCACGAGCGCGAGAGAATCGGGATTTTTCCTACTACGGTCTGGGAAGGACTTCTGCATCTATATTGAAAAGGCATGGGGAGAAGAATCGTGGATGGATAAAGCGGCCTCAAAAGTGTGTCGTTTGGTGGGGTTGGTGCACTTTTATTTCACTGTAAGCTGGTGGAAAGCGGCTCCAAATAGGGTCTAGGTAGGAGGAGgctgccgcggcagaggaacacgATGGGGGTGAGCTAGGCCACCTCCGTGGAGGAAGACAAGGAGGGAGAGCGGTGAAACGTCGGCGCAACTCAGGAGCCCTCCTCACTAGAGTAGAGGAAGACAAGGGCACATGGAGTCCACCGCCACCGAATCCACACAGAGAAGGTTGGTAAGAGGAACGGGGAAGGGTGGGGAAGACCGAATCAATGGGGGAGAAGGGTGGCAAGGGAGGTGAGGGAGGCTGAGTCATCAGAGGAGAAGGAGGGTAGGGTGGCAAAGAAGAAGGATGATGGGAGCAGGATTGGAGCATGGGGAGCAGGTTTTTTCGTTCCCACCCATAGCGCAAAATGGGTGAAGCGGCAGGGAGTAGTAGCATTTTGCAACACTCTGCCCAAATCTTTATAGTGGAGTGGAATGAAGCATAACCCTGCCAATCTAGGCATAGTCGTATTTCCTTTTGCACAGTCATTGAACCAAAGGTGGGTTTCTCAACAACCTCTATAAACGCCTCCTCTAACCTACTCCACACCGGTGAAGCTAAGGCTAGGCCAACCTCAGCCTTGTCACCCTCTTGCCACAGCCTAAGTAGTAGTTATAGACTAATAATCAATGTACAATTGGTATTTTTCCAccgttcgcctaaacggccatttagcccgtttacacaccgtttaaacgctacacggtggtacaccgtttctgtttaatcggttgttttgaccatttaaacggccgttttcccgtttaaacacccgttttgcccgaataatgggctaaacggtaggtgaccgactatttaccgtttagcgtttaggataacactaatTTTTCAATCTCATACTAATTTGTACTCACTATATAACCTATACAGTATACTAAATGGTAAATATTTGTACTTAATACAGTCTTTCTGTTATTTAATATTAGGTATTTATGTTGTCAGTGACTAATTGCTCTAGCAATTGTGTGCACATTAATCTCTATAGTGTAAATTGTCCCCTCTTAAAAGTTAATCCTAGCTCCACCACTGTCCCATCATCGTAGCCTACAACTATCACACAGAACTCAGCCTTATTTGCAAGTCCTGCACCACCTGGCGGTAGCCATCTACCTAGTAGTCATGGAGCCCATGACTATAGCTTTAAAAATAGCTAGCCATATCAAATGATGCCAAAGAAAAGCGAAACTAAACTCGTTGTTGGTTCAAGGAccactgttgacggtagttaacaatcaTTATAAAACgccaatataacatgtataagggcataaatataatcaccaatgaaggtttaggggtttaaactaataaattccatgagttttggtgaatttgtattttttgcggggtttatctagaaaaccatcaagatggacctacatgtcagatttaattgcgttTATCCGCAGTgaaacggacaccagaagactctagaagactcaggAGGACCCCACACCAAAGCGGAGAGCAAGGCGCCACCAGgtggggcccacctgtcagcccctcgttgttatgtcggttctccaccgcctcctaggttgcatctacgtcatcctttaagttggtttgatccaagggctcacgttggacactccgacctatatatatcagcccctgctcCCCTGAAAAGGCAGATAactcatttgagaagatagaaaccctaatcatcctcagagctccaccatattctaggacatagctagttaggctaggtctagaaggaggcaagcaggcttcgcttggactcccgatcttgtcaagagcgtggtttggtataatcttt includes these proteins:
- the LOC136528609 gene encoding probable serine/threonine-protein kinase PIX13; this encodes MGNCTSAIDAFVQRGNRASPSPSPAATPGMSASRRTSSSATTGKLSTLSSTSTFMPSTVSGVSVDDDYPEGQILESPNLKIYTFAELKSATKNFRPETVLGEGGFGKVYKGWVDEKTLNPSKASTGIMVAVKKLNPESVQGMEQWQSEVNFLGRISHPNLVKLLGYSMDDNELLLVYEFMSKGSLENHLFRRGAVYEPLPWSLRLKILIGAARGLAFLHSSERQIIYRDFKASNILLDSHFNAKLSDFGLAKHGPDGGESHVTTRVMGTYGYAAPEYVSTGHLYVKSDVYGFGVVLLEMISGLRALDPKRQSEKVNLVNWARPLLSDRRKLSQLMDSGLEGQYNPKGALLAAQLTLKCLNGDPKSRPSMKEVVEALEKIESVKSRVREPRNSSSSSRRGQVQSPRSDSARNNSSSRGR